The Desulfonatronospira thiodismutans ASO3-1 region CATCATCCTTACAAAAAAGCCTTACACCATCACTGAATACTGAACAAAGAAAGGGAGCAGGAGCATGATTGACGATAACCACGTGAAAAACCTGCCTGAAGACATTGCTCAGAATTTCAGCATATTCTTCTTCAATACTGCGAACGTTCCCAAGGTGTTCCAGATCCACATACAAAGCAAGGTCAATGTCCTGAAAAGGCATGCCGGAAACAAAAGAACCGTAGACATAGGCAAAGACCAGCTCAGGCCTGGGCTCCAGGTATGTGCTCAGATCACGCAGCAGGACATCTCTTTCCCTGGATGCAAGATTTTTACGATATGGGCAGGTTATTTCTTCCATATATGCTCCGGAACATGGAATAAAGATAAATCCCCATAGAGGGCTTTCCACCAGCAAACCCCGACGAGATCTAAAACACATTACGCAGGGTCACCTCGCCATGGCTTTCCATGCGAACATATTCCCCGTTCACTTTCTCCTTGCTTCTCCCTTGCAAGGAAAATCTGATTTTGCGTATGTTGTTCATGTCACCTATAGTGCTGTCATCATCATGCCATGTACCATTTTCATAGTACTGAAAGCTTATGTCCTCTATGTTTTCAGCTACAATCCAATGCTGTTCTCGGTCAACAGCTGTCCTCTGGTATGCAAAAATCTGAACTTGGAGATTGTTGTCTTTTATAAAAATACGAGCCGGAGATACCATATACACTTCTACATCATGATGTTGCAGATCTTCTTCGCTAATAGGTAGATCAGAGGTAAATGTTATATCTTTATCGCTGACGTTATAGACTTCATAAAAACTATTGCCTGCCAAACCAGGAAAAAATGATAGATATTGCTTAAAGTCATTTTGTGTGGTTATTGATGGACTTGGTTTTTTATTAAGATTTATTTCATCATCATTCAAAACTTCTGCCACTTTTCCCAAAACCTTAAATCCATAAACTATAATTACGGAATCACTTTCAAATTGATTGCTCTTAGTATCATCATCAATAAAAGTTGAAATATTTATCGTATCACCTTCGGGATCATCGCCAGACATGACAAGACCTTGTGCAAATGAAGCATAACACCCAAATCCTGCATGGCGTAAAACATGTTTCAGCCTATCTACAGATACCCTCATGTTCTGCTGAACTTCCATCCGGGCTGCTTCAGCAGCTGATATCCTGCTGTGAGAAATAAAAGTAGAAACCAGCCCCCCCATAATTAGAGACATAACCACTAAAACAATTAAGAGCTCAATTAAAGTCAATCCATTTGAATGCCATCTAAATATATTTTTATCTATTTTCATTATCTTACATTGGTCCTTCAATAAAAATACGTCCTGCGGTACGAACTTTTAAACTATAGTGTTGTTTATTATTTTTTATCACAACTTCATAGTTGCCAGATGTACCTAAGGGCTGGAATGATATAGGATTGCGATTAAACTCTAATTCTAATTCATTGGGAAGCTTTACGCTTGCTAACACCTTGTCATACTGATCAGGCAGACTAATTGTGTACATATCAACATATAAATTAATATAAGCTCTGGTATTCCTCTTCACCGCCTCCATCCGCGCTTCCTGCAGGGTGGATTTGAGGTTGTTGGCTTCTGCTCTGAGGCGGTAGCCGTCGGTATTAATATAAACCAAGGCAGTGCCGGCGAGGATGGCTATGATGGCCAGGACCACCAGCAGTTCTATCAGGCTGAGGCCTGCGGACCCCTGGCGTAAGGTTTTTTTCTGGTCCGAATTCATGATTTTTTGATACCAGTTTAGCTTTGGCAAGGCAATATGATCCTGGGTGTAATTTTAAACCGCCTTGTTAATTTTCATGCAAGTAAAAGACCAGTTGCTCCTTGAAAGCAAAAGGGCACAGATGATGGTTGCTGATACGGAGAGTGCCTGCGCCGACTTGAACATGAACCTGAAAGGTGCTTGAAGTATTTTTACTTCTCGGGTAAGTTTTAGAGGACAGGCACCCTGGTTGATTTCCCTGTTTTAGAGGGCCTGATTCGATGATCAGCAACCCTCCAGGGCGGAGATATGCCGATTTACCTGTCTGCCAGTCGGGTAATGCCTTGCTGGGGATATTTATTCTTCAAAACCGTGTGTGCGGAGCACCCGTGCGAAGCCTGAAGGCTTCCCGTGCCTAATAAGATTTTTTTGGCACGGGCAACTTCGTTGCACACCCCGGTGAAACCCGCTACGCGGACCCAGCACTCACTTTTCCATTTGTTTGCTTGTGATGAAACCGAAATTATTAAAGTGAGTGCTGGGTGTTTCACGGGGCGAGCGGGCGGCTCTGCCGCTCACGGCTGGGGAGTACGCCTCAGGCCTATTCCCGGTGGCGATTGCTGGCACCCCTTGAATGGTTACCAAGCCCATTCAGACCGGAAAATTTTGAACTCGACAATCCCATTGGTTCACGAAATCAGCACCTCTGGCATTGAAATAAGAACTGAATAGCTCGAAGAGCTAGCCCAAAGTTTACCCGGTGAAACCTTCTTTTGTTTAACCAGGGGCATTCAACCGGGGCTAGGACAAAAATATTTACTCTTATCAGACTGTTAATCCTGTAAATCCTGCCTGCCCCGTGTATATGCTTCCAATACACTGGGGTCAAAAAAATCTTTGGCTTTTATCATGAAACACGAGGATCTAACCAGAAAAATCATTGCCTGCGCATACAATGTACATAACAAGCTTGGCTTTGGTTTCCTCGAGAGCGTATACAGGCGGGCGATGATGATTGAACTGGCCAGAATGGGGCTGAAAGCTGAAGAAGAAAAGCCCCTGAAAGTTCATTATGATGAGCATATTGTCGGTGACTTTTCAGCGGACATCTTGGTGGAGGATGAAGTCATAGTTGAATTGAAATCAGTTCAGCAGTTCGCCATAGGCCATGAATTACAGCTTGTAAATTACTTGAACGGGATAAAGCTTGATGTCGGTTTACTGCTCAATTTTGGCCCCAGAAATGTTGATGTGAAGAGGAAATACAGAAAAAAAGAAATTGAAGAGGGTTAGACAGGATTAACAGGATGGATAGGATAATCAGCCACCGGCCTGATGCCGCTGACTGAATTTACCATCCAGCACTCACTTTCTTCCGAGATTCATGAGTGCCGGAAAAAAGTGAGTGCTGGAGTGATTACCTTTTGGCCTGGCTTCCGGCTTGTCCTGTTGAATAGCTCGAAGAGCTAGCCCGCAGGGCATTCAACCGGGGCCAGGACAAAAATGTTTACTCTTATCAGACTCTTAATCCTGTAAATCCTGTCAAAAAACTCTTTTCTTTATTGGGTTCAGGATTAACAGGATGGATAGGATAATCAGCCACCAGCCTGATGCCGCTGACTGAATTTACCATCCAGCACTCACTTTCTTCCGACATTCATGAGTGCCGGAAAAAAGTGAGTGCTGGAGTGATAACCTTTTGGCCTGGCTTCCGGCTTGTCCTGTTGAATAGCTCGAAGAGCTAGCCCGCAGGGCATTCAACCGGGGCCAGGACAAAAATGTTTACTCTTATCAGACTCTTAATCCTGTAAATCCTGTCAAAAAAGTTCTTTTCTTTATTGGGTTGCAGGCAAAGCCCGCCTTAGAGGATATATAACATGAGAGACGAACTGTTCTGGGATTGCCATGACCCGACTCCTGAACTGGAAATCCAGCGAGCTATCAATTTTGGTGGTTTTGATTATATTGACTACATTCAAAAAAAATATGGCATGGACAGGTTCAGGCAAACCCTGATAAACAATCGCAATCTCAGTCGAAAAGCGGTAAACTACTGGTGCATGGTGCTGGGTATAGACCGTAATCAAACACGCTCATATCAGACAGAGAACATCTGGCTGCCTGTAAGATGAGGTCTCACCATTTCAAGCAGGTTAATACGAGAGGAATAATGAACAACCTGATTACAGCCACCAAGCAATTTTTTGATGCAAGCAGCGAAGACATCCTTCTAATATTCGTCTTCGGCTCCGCCGCAGTCAACAGGTTGACCAGTGAAAGCGATGTGGACGTGGCCCTGTTGTTCAGCTGCACGCCGGAGTATTTCCAGATCCTGAAAATCAAAGCCGAACTTGCCGCAGCAGTAGGCAGAGAGGTTGACCTCGTGATCCTGAACGACTCCTCTCCCATAATCAGGATGCAGGTCCTGAAGAACGGTATACTGCTCAAAAAATTCAGCAGTGCGGCATACAGCGAATTTGTGGTCAGGACAGTCAAGGAATACGACGACCTCAAAAGGAAAAGAAAAGAAGCGGAAGACAGGCTCCTGCAGGGAAGAATATATGCCTGACCTGGACATCATTTATTTTAAGAAGGCCTTATGAATAACTGGATATTTTTATCATACCCTCTGAATCCCCAAGCCCCGGCTTACGGTGGTGGACACGGCTTTGCCGAGAAAAAAGTCAAGCAGATGGACCATGGAGATTCCTGCGACACCAAGAGCTGGTCCATGTCCAATCACATAGGCACTCATATTGATTTCCCCAGGCATTTCTCAACCAGGGGTAAGGATATTGATGATTACGACCCTGAATTTTTCATCTTTTTTCAGGTCTTCATTGCAGACATATCCCCGGCTGAACCAGAGCTGATCATTACCCCTGACCACTTAGACATATCACAGGCTCCAGCAGACACAGACCTGTTGCTTATCAAAACAGGATTCGGCGGGTTAAGAGGGCAGGACATTTACTCGCAGGACAACCCGGGCTTCCACCCCGACCTGGCGGATTATCTGCGGGAAAGGCTGCCTGCACTGCGAGTGTTCGGATTTGACAGCATCTCCCTGTCTTCCTATGCCCACCGGGACCTGGGACGAGAAGCCCACAGGGCTTTTCTTCTGGACAACAACCACCCCATACTGCCCTTAGAGGATATGCACCTGGAGCAGATTGACGGCCACACAGAGATTAAGCAGGCGATCATCGCCCCCCTGCGCGTCACCGGGGCAGACGGCGCACCATGTACAGTCCTGGCGAAAGTAAAAAGGCAGTAATTTCCTTGCCCGGCCTTAAAGATCACAATCAAATAACAGCTGCATTGTGACGGAGCCAATTCAAAGATTAAAGATAAAAGAACCTGTCCACGAATCAACGCAAATTTACACGTAACCATTCAGGGGGTGCCAGCAATCGCCACCCTGAATAGACTTGAGGCGTACTCCCCAACAGTGAGCGGCAAAGCCGCTCGCCTGTCACGCCCCTGGCGTGATGAAACAAACGTAGTTTCAGCGTAGCTGGTTTCACTGGGATGTGCAACGAAGTTGCCCGTGCCAAAATAATCTTCTCCGGCACGGGAAGCCATCAGGCTTCACACAGGTGCTCCGCACACACAGCTTTAAAGCATAAAGAACCCAAGCACACCGTCAGGCAAGACACTCTGCAGGCCAGCCACCACTCTTCAACCGTGAGCGGCAAAGCCGCCCGCCTGTCACGCCCCTGGCGTGATGAAACAAACGTAGTTTCAGCGTAGCTGGTTTCACTGGGATGTGCAACGAAGTTGCCCGTGCCAAAAAAAATCTTCTCTGGCACGGGAAGCTTGCAGGCTTCCCGTGCCAGTGTTGTTGCGGGGACTGTCCCAATTGGGATAAATGCACGTCTTTATCTTAACAAATAACAGATAACAGATAACTGGGTTGCGGGCGTAGCCCGCGTTAGTCATCATCATTTTCCAGATAGTGCATTAGATCTTGGACTGATCCACTCTTTATGCTGCCCGTGGCATATTCCTGCTCAACAGTTCGACATTCCTCAGCGATCCTGATACGCTCCTCTTCCATTGTCCTTTTCTGGATGATCCTGATTAAATCAAGCCTGGTTTCATAAGGCAGAGCCATTGCCTGGTCCAGAATGGTATCAATATTTTGCATGACTTATCTCCAAAAGTTGAGAAAGATAGTGATCAAAACCCCTCTGTGGATAATTCAAATCCAAATAGTATGTTACAAAAATATAAAATGTGCTTAGCGGTTATGTCAATGTGCTGATGGAGACGATCATGAGCAATAGACAGGATTAACAGGATTAACAATTGACAGGATTACCTTTTGGCCTGGCTTCCGCCTGTCCCGTTTTACCCGGTTAAACACGGCTATGCCGTAGACCAGAGGTCTGTTTAACTGGGTGAATTGCTCGCAGAGCAAGCCCGAAGGGCATTAAACTGGGAGCCAGGACAAAAATGATTTTCTCTTCATCAGGTCTTGCCGCTACCTGCACTGGCAGTAATAATATGAATACCAGACATCTATTCCTCCACTGTGGATATGGATCAAAAAGCCTACTTGAATCGGAAATCAAAATGAATTACTATATATAAAGATGCACCTGTAAAAGTCGTAACCATTCAGGGGATGCCTCAATCGGCCTGGGGACAGTAATCGTCACCGAGGACCACTGAATGGTTACTAAAATCCGATAAAATGAATAATTCAGAAATAAACAATCTGCATAACTATTTGTTTTTACTGACATCTGACGTCTGATATCTGACATCTCTGACTGCAAAAGTGACTTTTTGCAGTCACATCATAAAAGGAGGTGATTGATTATGGAAACAACCAGGGTAATCCAGACCGAACATTCACAGGCTATTGAATTGCCTCAAGAATATCAGATTGATGCTGACCGGGTTAAAATCCGACGTTACAAAAACACCCTTATCATTGAACCTTTACCCGAGAACTGGGACTGGCTTG contains the following coding sequences:
- a CDS encoding nucleotidyltransferase domain-containing protein; the encoded protein is MEEITCPYRKNLASRERDVLLRDLSTYLEPRPELVFAYVYGSFVSGMPFQDIDLALYVDLEHLGNVRSIEEEYAEILSNVFRQVFHVVIVNHAPAPFLCSVFSDGVRLFCKDDELLSSCIEQCSLDMLANEGVSRQSLEEIVS
- a CDS encoding PilW family protein; its protein translation is MKIDKNIFRWHSNGLTLIELLIVLVVMSLIMGGLVSTFISHSRISAAEAARMEVQQNMRVSVDRLKHVLRHAGFGCYASFAQGLVMSGDDPEGDTINISTFIDDDTKSNQFESDSVIIVYGFKVLGKVAEVLNDDEINLNKKPSPSITTQNDFKQYLSFFPGLAGNSFYEVYNVSDKDITFTSDLPISEEDLQHHDVEVYMVSPARIFIKDNNLQVQIFAYQRTAVDREQHWIVAENIEDISFQYYENGTWHDDDSTIGDMNNIRKIRFSLQGRSKEKVNGEYVRMESHGEVTLRNVF
- a CDS encoding GspH/FimT family pseudopilin, which codes for MNSDQKKTLRQGSAGLSLIELLVVLAIIAILAGTALVYINTDGYRLRAEANNLKSTLQEARMEAVKRNTRAYINLYVDMYTISLPDQYDKVLASVKLPNELELEFNRNPISFQPLGTSGNYEVVIKNNKQHYSLKVRTAGRIFIEGPM
- a CDS encoding GxxExxY protein, which translates into the protein MKHEDLTRKIIACAYNVHNKLGFGFLESVYRRAMMIELARMGLKAEEEKPLKVHYDEHIVGDFSADILVEDEVIVELKSVQQFAIGHELQLVNYLNGIKLDVGLLLNFGPRNVDVKRKYRKKEIEEG
- the mntA gene encoding type VII toxin-antitoxin system MntA family adenylyltransferase antitoxin, with amino-acid sequence MNNLITATKQFFDASSEDILLIFVFGSAAVNRLTSESDVDVALLFSCTPEYFQILKIKAELAAAVGREVDLVILNDSSPIIRMQVLKNGILLKKFSSAAYSEFVVRTVKEYDDLKRKRKEAEDRLLQGRIYA
- a CDS encoding cyclase family protein, which encodes MNNWIFLSYPLNPQAPAYGGGHGFAEKKVKQMDHGDSCDTKSWSMSNHIGTHIDFPRHFSTRGKDIDDYDPEFFIFFQVFIADISPAEPELIITPDHLDISQAPADTDLLLIKTGFGGLRGQDIYSQDNPGFHPDLADYLRERLPALRVFGFDSISLSSYAHRDLGREAHRAFLLDNNHPILPLEDMHLEQIDGHTEIKQAIIAPLRVTGADGAPCTVLAKVKRQ
- a CDS encoding antitoxin gives rise to the protein METTRVIQTEHSQAIELPQEYQIDADRVKIRRYKNTLIIEPLPENWDWLDEVIGPLDTDFEQAVAEQPAVQSRAELDFFE